One Dioscorea cayenensis subsp. rotundata cultivar TDr96_F1 chromosome 19, TDr96_F1_v2_PseudoChromosome.rev07_lg8_w22 25.fasta, whole genome shotgun sequence genomic window, GTTCTCTGGAAGAGTTTTAGCCACTCTTTCCAACTCTTCCTGTTGTTCCTTTGCGGTCACTCTATCAGGACCACAATACATATCCATTAGTTCTTTCATGACAGGCAACTTCTCCAAGGCTTCATTGATAATTTCCTGCATTAGTCCAAAAAATGTAAGTGAACAGTTACAAGTATTATATGAACAATAGCTTAaatgatttctttttcataGATTGGTGCGTGACCAcacaaaataaatcataaaactCAGACTATGACATCATCATGAGGGAGGTCCATCATTAACCATCACAAATGATGGAAAATGAATAAATGCAAAACCGGACCAATTGCACAGTCAATTCGCTATAAATTTCATGGCATCTTCAAAACATCAAGCTACCCCATAATTAGCAAGATGGGTATAAGCAACTGCCCTAACAGCATAATTTTTCTGATACTTAATGAACTGTAATGTTCAAATTTTGGAACTAACATATAGTACCATAGTATTATAAATGCGGTGGGATAATCCCAACCGTCATATTAGGTGTTTGGTAGAGGGATTAGGACTAAACCAGTTTAGTCATCAGCAAACCACCAACGGTAAGACTAAGCTCAAGATCGGAATGAAATAGAACTACATGTAGCTCTGAAGAAAACCAAATAGACCATGAAATAAAAGTTCAGCTCACAAGCAATCACATTGTTGAATATCAAAAGCACAGGAAGAATTCACAGATAAAACGAATACAAAGTTATGCATTCAGATAAATCAGATGTAGTTTGTTTGATGGTGAGGCAAAAATAGGTGAGCCCAAAGTGGGCCAATTAAGAAAGTAGAGTATAGTACTGTTAAATACAGATTTATAAGGACAAGGAGGAAAAGGAATACagagaaaataatcaaaataatcaagatAATCAAGAGACAGCACAAAGCTGATCACTACACTTCTAGAAATCAAACCAACATATGAGATGCACTGAATGAAGCAATCCTCAACATAACGGGGAGAATGAAAACTAAAACTTAAATATCAGTCACAGATTTGAAGATTCCCACATCTAAAGTTTGGAATTTCTATTCATAATTAAGGTGTTCTTACTCTCCTCCACTGGCATATCAATGATAATATACATGTTATCTGAGCTCTATAACTAGCATGAAagcatattcaatttttttcaaaatcatataaaaattcaatatttagGGAAGACAACATTATAGGACACATCCCTAAGTAAATAAGAATAcataagatggagaaaatatagCAAGGACTCTGAAAGCTGCGTCTTCAGCACAACTTAAGACCCTAACAACAAGTGTTCAAAAGATATTCCCATGCCAAACAAAAGTCTTCCTCAATATTGACAGAAGGAATAGCATAGGTTCCGGCTCTTAAGCTGCATAGCTTCAGATAACCAACGACACAATTTATGATCCAGAATGGCAGGACCAAAGCTACATGTGCGGAATATTGAACAGATATATAGAATTCACATACCTCCCACTCTTCATGGCTTTGTATTCCCTCATAAGCCATCAAGAAtggcttcatcttctccaaatatTCACGAATAGGCATTGGGGGCTTCTCATCAATGTCTGGATTGGTATCGAATGACACCAAATACTCCGGCTCGTATTCGATCTACAAATATCAGAAGGaaataaatatcagaaaaaCCAAAGCATGAAACAGGGGAATTCCAAGTAGCACcaatcaaacaaaccaaattaTTAGTGTGGAGAGCATCCAAATATGCTTCTTCCACAGGAGAAGGCAACACTATCGAGCTCATCTCTTCAAACCCTTCAACCAATTTGTTCATATTAGCTTCTCCAAGGCGCTTCGCAAGCTTCTCCCCGTCGGCATTATCACCCACATAAAGCTCCAACTCATCAGCCGCATCGTACCCTCTCCCTCTCCCACCTCTGCCACCCCTCCCTCTCCCACCGGCAAAACCTCTCCCACCTCTGCCACCCCGTCCAGCCGGACCCCCGCGGGAAAGCACCTCCATCGCCTTCCTCACAGCCTCTTCTCTGCCAAGCCTCGGCTGGCTCGGTGTCTCTGTTGCTCTCCTCGGCGTGACCCTGGCCCGGAGATGCCGGTTCTCTTCACTTGGAACAGGACCAGATTCCACAAACTTCGTGGGCTTCCCGCGACCAGCTCCCGGACCAGTGGGCGGGCCGATGTTCCGGGGGAGCAACTTAGCATCCACTGGATCCAAGAACTGGGATTTCTCGGTGGCTGCAACATAGTCATCGCGGCTGAAGAAGATGGGTTTTTTCGAGAGAGAGTCGGGCGCATCCGGTACAGGAGAAGAAGGGAGGGCACCACTTCCACGGCCACGGCCGGCACCGGGGGGAGTGGACGACGACCACGAAGAGAACGACGGGAGAACGGGAGAGGAAGGGAAGACAGCGCCGCGGCCATGGCCAATGCCGGGAGGGGTGACGGCTTCGTCGTCATCCGCAGAGAGGGATCGGGATTGGCCAGGCCCGCTAGGGGTTGGTGGCGACGGTGAACTAGAgccacggccacggccacggccaaAGCCACCGCCGCCGGCAccggagaaggaggagaaggcgTGGGAGGAGGAGAGAAGCGATTGCCGGGAGGTGGGGCCGGCGGCGAAGCGAGCGAGGCCTCTCATGGCGTTTTGGAAGGGTTTGGGTTTTGCGATGGGGAATGGAAGGGAGCACGGGGAGATGCGGCTCGAACTCGGGCTGCTGTTCTTCTTCGCATGGGCCTAGAGTTAGACTTGGGCTTTGCTTTCAATTGGGAACATCGAGAACGTCCAGAAACCTCTGGTTTTTGCACCAAAACTTTATGCaatgttttaaattatgaatttttatttaaaaataaaacatgggaaattaaaaacaaattcaacaTCCATTCAAAtgccttttatttgttttcaatctTTAATCTTTGATCATCAGTAGGGGTATCGTTACTAATAGATCCTAAACTTTTAACTACTTAGACCAATTTTTCATCACTATGATTTGaacttaattatttgtttaagtaGCTTTAAGCCTCTAACATCTGAACCAATCTTTCTTAgttattcttttattaatttaagttgattttacataaaaatactTCTTTAGTTATTGTGCACCATCTAGTTTTTAATAGGATTATCTTTcgatgcattattttttttattttttttttttgtatcacAACAGAGTTGACATTGACTATTATTAGTTAGCTTAGCAATAACACAATTTTGCTAAACTAATTTAAGGATGCGATTAGAGATGTAATCATACAAGTGAGGCTGGGTTGTGACGGAGAATGGAATTCCCATCCCGGCTTTCCACATAGATGGGATTCCCTAcctccatattttttttgtggggAAAAATTTTagcaatattaaaatatttataatataacactaaattatattgttttaaactaaTCCACATAGCTGGGATTCCCAACTTCCAAATTTTTTACgggaaaaaattttaacaatattaaaatatttataatataacactaaattatattgctttaaactaatttttattattttatcatataatatataataaatttaattttttaaaaataatatatttttaaaatcggtaaatagcttattttatcttatcttaatttttataaaaaaaattattaatttttttttaaaaaaaatcatataattatacTCATATATTATACGGGAGTAACactagttttattaaaaatctaaaaatttaaaacattattaataaatactaaaaatatatatttttaaaactaaaaatatttggtccttctaatcttatattcatattaattaatttttttttaaaaaattattttttccttttcaaatagtttatgtatatatataactaacataatattcatttattattataaataaaaaactttttaatgttttatatcgCTATTCTTTTTTGAGATATAGATGTtcgttaaaataaataaataaatttttttgtgttaattactaATCTACCAACCTGAACCTAAATCCGACCAAACATGAGCTTGGACTCGAGTCCAGACCAAGAGTCAAAATGTCAAACCCCCGAACAGGTACTACACTAAACCCGCGTTCCTTTTTCGTAGTTTTGCTTCGCTTTGACTCCATGGCTGTTGCCCTTCTTCGCTCGCGCATCCATGGCCGCATCCTCCGCCCGTACTCCACCCAACCCTCCCTCCTATGGAGCCCGGCGGCCGACGATCCTCACTCGCCGGCGTCCACGCTCCAGATCTTCTCATGGGGCCATGGCGGCTCTGGCCAGCTCGGTGGTGGGAAGGAGGAGCTCCGCCATTACCCGACCTCTCTCGCGGCCCTTCGTCTCCCCCCTGACTTCCGTCTATCTCCTGTCCCCGGCCGCGTTCCTTTTCCTCCTCCGCCGACCGGCTCTATGGAGGTCGGCATCTCCTGCGGTCTCTTCCACTCGGCCCTTCTCGTTAATGGGATGCTCTGGATTTGGGGGAAGGGCGATGGTGGTCGGCTCGGGTTTGGTGATGAGGTCTCCGGTTTTGTTCCGAAGTTGAACCCTAATCTCTCTGACGTGAAAAGCGTTGCGCTTGGCGGGATTCATTCCACCGCGCTCACCGCTTCGGGCGATGTCTTCACATGGTCAGTTCGTTGCAGATGTTTTGatgtttcttcttgttttctttgcttattcatttgatttatagtttattgtttATGCGATTATGCATATTATATGATCAATTGGTGATCGTAAAGATGATGATATGCTTGCGTTGGCTGAACTTAGCTTTGGATCACTTGTGATATTGATTTTCCATTCAGATATGTTGTAGTAATAGTAAGAATGATATGGTGATGAATGCACTTTATCAACTTCCAACATATagtttttcatatatttcttcATACATGATTATTGATAATATGTTTAATTGCTGATGATATAGATTATGATATGCTTGCACTGGCTGAAGTAGCAGTGGACCAATTGTGGTATTGATTTTTCATTAAGATATGTTGTAATGATATTAGCACTATGTTGAAATGATCACTAAATgtatagttatttatatatttcttcgTACAAGTCTCatttaatttgtgtttatttcttTAATAGTTCTGAAATTAGGTAAAGATTTATTTAatagtttatgtttttttttctttgtttcactTAGTTGGATTCTTATGCCCGTATTTTATTCAGCTGTGGGTGTAGATAAGGTGTTGGGACTTTGTTGGCGTGTGTACTTGCTTTGGTTTACTGCTTCAAGGAGCTTTTGTTTTTTCACTCACATGATATGTGAACTATATATTGACAAtattttggaatgcctattGGTGATGTTACCATAGGCAGACTTCATTGAGGCTTTCAAGGAATCTTGATATCCAACTTTTCTTTCCTTGCGAATTCATATCCTTTTAATTGGTCAGTGAGACATCCTTCTTGCACTTCATTCACCCAAATAACCTTTTGAAATGGAACGCAAAAGCGAGACTGAAAGCAACCATTAATAGGTATCAGTTTGGTTCTATTTTGTGAATGCAAATAGATGTAATTCTTTTCTTCTAGCCTTCAGCGATCTCTCTTTTGAACCATCATTACTGCCTTTGGAGTAATAATAGTGATGGTATCATCTGTGCTTAATTAAActgataataattaatatgtcaGATGTAGTTAttctaaaatttctttttggaattaaGTTTTGATTCAACTACTTAGGAAGTTGGCAGGGGTTATGGTGGTTTTGGAGCACTGGGACACTCTGTTTATCACAGAGAATTGCTGCCTAGGCTGGTACATGGTTCTTGGAGTGGAAAAATTTCTCATCTTGCTACTAGTGGAGCACATACTGCAGCTATCACCGAGTCAGGTTAGTTCATACTGATGGATATGAGTGTAACTAAAAGAAATTGTTGTTacttaatgtttttttgtgttattaTTCTGTCAGTGCATTTGTTTCTTAACACtagcaaaagaaatagaaaggtTAATATATCAATGTTGATCCATAGAATGGATGGCTTATGGCCAACAAGGAAGTTAAATGTAGTGTATGTAGCCTACCTCTGAATGTTGTTAATGGATATTTTACATGAAGAGCCTAAAGTTGGATAGCCTATCTATTAGTTATTTATGCActcttattttcatatttatttttcaaaaacatttttatacTGAGCTGTTTAAACCTCATGAAAAACTCATATACGATGTTCAAGTGTAGAGGCCCTGAGTTTATGTTTAGGTCACTGTTTTAGTCTCTTTGCTAGACATGTTACATTTGGTGAACTTCAAATAACTTATGTGTCTATTTCCGTTTGCAAGGGTGATTCTTGACTAATTGTCCAACAGACTTACTTTGCTTCACTGTTTGAGCAGTCCCTCTATCTAGGAAGCAATCATTGTTGATTGTCTTATTAATATCAGCTTTTCTATCTCTCATATCGTCACATCTTTCTTagtgttattttttatcatttacgGTTAAAGGTGAACTTTATACCTGGGG contains:
- the LOC120283707 gene encoding translation initiation factor IF-2; translation: MRGLARFAAGPTSRQSLLSSSHAFSSFSGAGGGGFGRGRGRGSSSPSPPTPSGPGQSRSLSADDDEAVTPPGIGHGRGAVFPSSPVLPSFSSWSSSTPPGAGRGRGSGALPSSPVPDAPDSLSKKPIFFSRDDYVAATEKSQFLDPVDAKLLPRNIGPPTGPGAGRGKPTKFVESGPVPSEENRHLRARVTPRRATETPSQPRLGREEAVRKAMEVLSRGGPAGRGGRGGRGFAGGRGRGGRGGRGRGYDAADELELYVGDNADGEKLAKRLGEANMNKLVEGFEEMSSIVLPSPVEEAYLDALHTNNLIEYEPEYLVSFDTNPDIDEKPPMPIREYLEKMKPFLMAYEGIQSHEEWEEIINEALEKLPVMKELMDMYCGPDRVTAKEQQEELERVAKTLPENIPSSVKRFTDRALLSLQSNPGWGFDKKCQFMDKLVWEVSQQYK
- the LOC120250321 gene encoding RCC1 domain-containing protein RUG3, mitochondrial isoform X1, producing the protein MAVALLRSRIHGRILRPYSTQPSLLWSPAADDPHSPASTLQIFSWGHGGSGQLGGGKEELRHYPTSLAALRLPPDFRLSPVPGRVPFPPPPTGSMEVGISCGLFHSALLVNGMLWIWGKGDGGRLGFGDEVSGFVPKLNPNLSDVKSVALGGIHSTALTASGDVFTWGYGGFGALGHSVYHRELLPRLVHGSWSGKISHLATSGAHTAAITESGELYTWGRDEGEGRLGLGSGGGPGEGGSFSIPSKVNALPVPVAAAKCGGFFTMALTSDGQVWNWGANSNYELGRGDNKSDWRPQLIRSLQDARIIQVACGGYHSLALTDKGEVFSWGHGGQGQLGHGSRQNEKVPLVIEALAHKRITYIACGGSSSAAVADDGKLFMWGNSRDCQLGVPGLPDSQLLPVEVQFLTEDEELGPHNVISVALGASHTMCLVSRQ